From the Candoia aspera isolate rCanAsp1 chromosome 3, rCanAsp1.hap2, whole genome shotgun sequence genome, the window CTTTAATAACTACAGAACATTCTCCTAGGCACAGAATAGTACTATTATCTGGTTCAGTCTTCAATATACAAAAGAAGCCAACAAGACAACTCTGAGAAGCCCACAAGTACTACATGAAGGCAACAGCTCTCCTCCAACAGTCATTCTCCAATAACTGGCATTTTACAGGTTTCTTCTAATCCATGAGGTAATATATGAAATAGATGATTACAATCTAGAGTCATCTTATGTTTAGAATGTTTTATTGTCTATGTGCTATGGGGCTTTTCCCCAAGTTTCTTTGCTAGAAATCTCTGTATTATTTTAAGATATCACTGAATGCTTAAGCAACCCTCCAATAAAATTACTGCACATTATGACAACTTTACTAGCTTCATCTGCCATAAAACTGTCTAATGCTCTGAAATTTCATAAATGTGTAAATAAAAACTCACATGATAAAAAAGATACCAGGATTCAGTAGGTGATAGAAAAGGctcataataatcataataaattatTTCCAAACAATAATGTTGAATGTTGGCAAATTATTGAGGTAATTAATACTCAATTTCATTTATGCAACTTATCAGTTTGCATTACTTTTATTACCTTTATGTGGTGAAGTTGGTTGTCAACTGCTATAAGGTGGGAGATATTTTCCAGAATTGATAAGTCACTTAGTTCATCAATATTATTATTGCTGACATTCAAAACTGATAAAGACTTCTGTAATGAAGCAAATCAAATATAGTACTTACCCCAAATAGAAAACCAATATTTAGATGCAGCAATTGTATGCAGCTAACTTGAGAGAAAACTTGATTGAACAGTGAAATTTTCCTAAATGTACAAAACATTAAACTGTACCAAAACTATACCTCTAATTAGCATCTTGTTTTGAAATAATCTTGAAACTCATAGTTAATAACTTGGTAAAACAATAGGAGTAAATAACAGTTAAAAAGTCAAtcaaaaattcaaacaaaaacaatatacaatCCTCTCTCAACTTTTTTGTGTAACCTATTTTGGAGTGCATGGTAAGGAGAAGAAAGTGCTGACTTTCAATTCTTAGAAAGGAAGTTAGGCAAAGTAATATGATATATTCTAATGCTTTGGCTCACTTATTTAAGTCTCagaaaaaataacagtaacagaaaataaaataggaataactttttaaaaaaaatactatcagTATTTTCCAATTATCAGTATATTGTGTGAAAAGTTAAGAGAGATAGCAATTTCTCTTTTTCCCAATAAATACTGATCATTCTACTGATCAGTCCCCAAAGAAAAGTGACTATATTGTGTAAGAATTAACATATTCTTATGATCAGGACTCAAAGAACAATGGTATTCCTAGTATACACCTGTGGAGGCTTTGGAATTTTGTTTCCTGAAAGGAAAATCTTAAGTATAAAAGACAAACTGATTTAGAAACACAAGGATATTTAAGGTGCAGTTTATGCTATGGTGTTACAGGAGAGTTGCCTTAGATATTCCACAGAAGCTTTAGGGTCTGGGTCAAAAGAAGTTTGTTGACTCCAAGCAGTATGTTTTTATAGTGTGGACATAAATTATCCAAGCTTTGTAATCCACATATGTCTACATTATTAGCTACTTGTTCATCAACACAATAGTTGTAATAGAATgaaaccatgaaaaaaaaaagttcgcACAATCAATTTACAACACTTTGCTATCAGGTTGATTGGGTCAGATCATATCTGCCATAGGCAGATACTATActgaaaataaaaccaataaaaaaaagCAGGCAAGTGAATATTGATGGGAGAAGATAAAGGTGAAAATGTGGGGGCAAGTAAgatgattaaaattatttaaagataGGTTTTGTAGAAGATTACTTTTCAAATATATAAGGTAATAGTATGTTGTTCATAAAGCTGCAGTCATGTAGGAAAGtgctaaaaatgttaaaatattctgcATTCCATATATTATTTCCATAATCATTTCTTCTGAATACAGAAAGTAATAATAAGGCTTTATTACTAATAGTAGTATATGATTACCAGATTgctaagcaaaatatttttagaacttACTACTATtggttaatacattttaaaaatatttgaaatgaaacaaatgacACATTAACCTGATTTATTCTGTATGGGGATAAGCACTCAACAGAAGCTTTTAGTGGTTTTTAACAATTAATGTCTGTCACCAAATGACTTTCAGGTACAGTGTTCTTACTGATAATGAATGAAGACTTCTTGGATCAAACAAGAGTTTTTCTCCTAAGGGAAGCTGCTGGCTTTCAACATGCAATTCTCTCAGTTCCTCTAAAGTCTCCAGGCCTTCCACTACAGTGATGTAGTTGCCACCCAAATACctggaaatagaacaaaacagaaaggtctttaattttacaatttcttttaaaaatacatattttctagaaaataaaaaaaattaatgatctTCTTGAATAATAATTTAAGTATTTGAATTCAGAAGTAAATTCAATAAAGCATAGCAGATTGTACCAATatcaaataaaaattcattaattTCTATAGGAGAAAAAAGTGATTATCTCATATCTTGTATGTTAAAGTCTTCCTTGCCTGGGTCCTTGAACACAGTGTTTGTATGAAGCCTGTGCAATATATTATcagatatgaaatatatattcattccattttatttattattcttaaatttagattattattatacatgaatcaataaaaacagaaacataatTTTTCACTTACAATTTTTCAAGTCTTACTAATGATGCTAGATTTTCAATTCGTGTAATGAAATTGTTCTGCAGGTACAGATGTCTTAGGTTTGTTGCAAAGTCCAAGTTATGTATTTGTCTAATATGATTATCATATAAATACAGAACATTAAGATTTTTACACAAAGAAAGATCATCCtacaagaaaaaattaaaatatgttactTGGAAAAATTTATTTATAAGCAATTGCTTCAGCAAGATTTCATAAGCCCTAAAATCATGTTAAACCAACCATTTTAAGTACAGTCATAAGTACATGAATAAGGTTTAACACGTCTGGGATGCATGATAAAGTTTCCATGTAATCCAATGGTGCATTAAATATATGGTTCTTGAACAGCTGTGGCACACATCACTTTTGTACACAATAAACTATCCTAAGCACTTTGTGCTGGTttatttgaaagggaaaaaaaatctaagtcaGTGTGCCAAACTCTTACTCATGTCTAAATGAAGTATTTTACATTTGTACAGCAGCCCATTTCTGGAGAACATTTACTTACCAGGACCAAACATTACTATATATGAAACTGTATAAATTTTTCCTGCAATTAATTAAGTAGCAACTTATCaataatgagaatgagaatgagaatgagaatgagaatgagaatgagaatgaatatatatatatatatgtatgtatgtatgtatgtatgtatgtatgtatgtatgtatttatatataaaggCAAGGGCATGAAATAGAATTAGAAATTTATTTCCAACTGGAAACTTATAttaaacaaaacattaaatataatttaatactgGCTAAaactttaatataaaataaaagttatgtttTCACATAATGTAAGATTGCTTACAATGAAatctatatttttattagatAATTTCAGATGTGTTAGCTTCCTCAGATGTTGCACAAAAGATTCATCTCTGCGATTCTTTTGATTAAGGCTTTTACCAATAAGCTCCAATGTTAATCGCACCATAATTTTGTGATAAAGTCAGTTTTCcactgcattaaaataaaaataaagttataaaGTATTTTGCCACATTGTTAGATTATCACATATTATCTGCAACATGCTCTATTAAAACACTGTATAGGATTTCCTTTTCACATAACTATATTAGCCATTTTCTGCATAAATCAAATATGCATTCTAATGACCCTCATCCTGATTTTCATTACCTTTTTATATATACCTGTAAGTaggaattctgatttattttttttactagcCCACAAATGGGTCTGTCAATGGCTAGTAGTCCTGATGGTTATGTACTTCCTCTAGAATCAAAAGCAGCATGCCCTATAACAGGTGCTAGGGTGTGACAGTGGAAGATGGGTATCACTTTCatgtcttccttttgcttttaagtTTCTAGAATGCATCTGGTTTTTACCTTAAATATGACATTAATGCTAGACTGTAgatctttggcctgatccagtagaatatttttttgtatttctacTTACTTAAATATTACTTCTAACCTGTACTTCATGGGGCTCATTTGTTCTCCCTAATCTTACTTAGACAGATAATCACATTATTATAGTTACAATAGTGCAAagtcacatttttattaaaagactaTACACTGATgtacaaaaaaataatttctacaaGTATCTTGATTTTGCTTCTTTGTATATTATAATGGGGTACAATCCCACATATTTACCTTAGTTGAAATGAATTCAGTGAAGTTTACTTCTGCGTAGACATACATAAGACTGCAGTATCAGGTGCAGAATTTCCTGATTTATAATTCCCACCATACTGGTGTTTACCATCGTTTAAAGAACAATAGGgattacatacatatatactaaACCTGAAAACCTTAGCATTTTTCACCAAACTAGCTATTGTTATGGGTAATTTGTGGTTTGCTCAATGTTGATGAAGACAGCCattaaaggtggggggggggggaataaagcCATTTCAATCTGTCATTTTCCCTCTCCCAGTtaattgtaaactgtccagagtccctcttttgggggagatgggtggtgacaaaatttgataaataaaaataaataattgcttgcTGAGCCATTTTTCAGAACTATTCCAACAATCATAATGCTTTTTGTACTAGGGCAGTTCTCTCAGATTCTGTAAGGCATTCTAAAGCATTTTAACAGTTATCAAAAATTGTACTACAGAAATCTTACTCCAGTTTCAGACCTGTTACCCCACTACTCCCATTATGAATGCAGGGAAGCATTACTGTGGATAGAAAATATGATTCGACGCTTCTATAAATAAAACAGCGAGATGCATATCCCAGTGCTTGAAACagtgcaaagaaaataaaaatgaaatggtagATACTGGGATGGAGAGgagttttgaatttatttattagggGCATTTTGTGTTGCTTTAAGAAGTTAAGCCCAAAAAGTTCGAAATATGGTATGGAATTGTGTGGCTTTTAATGTTATTCCAAGGCAGCATTAAATGGATGATAGCCCTGCTCTCAGCAATACCAGATGCTAATAGATGATGCAAAGAATTTGTCTGACCAATATTCACACCCCTTTTAGAACACTCTTCAGTAACGCGTACACAAATTATAAATGATTAGGGTGTGGGAACaggattttgtttttactgtCAGACAAAATGTGAGAGTGCATGCAAGCAACATGTAGACATAGGGACTGAATGAGGGATCCAATTCTAGAGCAAAAATTAATGCAAAAGGAGGATATCTCCCTGCAGCCCTTCTCCCCAAGAGCTTTTCTCCAGAGCTTCACTTCAGATGTGAGCGACAGCTGGGAGAGAAAAGCTTAGAAACAGACAGCACACAGTAAACCAGTTCAGCAGTTTTGCTATGGTAGTACACAacaccccctttttttcccttctgtcttcACTTCTCGGGAGAGAATGAAAAGAGAGTTTACAGCTCGCCAGGCGGCCCATCTTCCCCTCACCCCAACCCGGGGCCTCATGCGAGAACAGTAATGGCTGTTGCTTCAGAGCAGGCCAACGGTGGAGGCGGCAACAGCGCCGTTGGCTCCGAAAAGTTTGCTTCTAACGACCTGCGCCGCCAAAGCCTACCCTTCATCCCAACGCGGTCTCCCTTTCCATACGTTCCCCAAACGCGCGTGCCCCTCCGAGCCCGCTAACGTGTCTGAGCCAACCACCTACAGGAGCGCGCCTCTCCTCAGTCCACAGCCTCGGGGGAATGGCCAGGTCCTCAGCGCGGAAACATAGCGAAGCAAGGAAAAACCGAACCCGCCAAAGGGTTGCTATAGGGACAGAAGGCCGCCAGAAGTATCCACCTATCAAAATCCTTCCGTGGGCGGCGG encodes:
- the PPP1R42 gene encoding protein phosphatase 1 regulatory subunit 42 isoform X2, which codes for MVRLTLELIGKSLNQKNRRDESFVQHLRKLTHLKLSNKNIDFIDDLSLCKNLNVLYLYDNHIRQIHNLDFATNLRHLYLQNNFITRIENLASLVRLEKLYLGGNYITVVEGLETLEELRELHVESQQLPLGEKLLFDPRSLHSLSKSLSVLNVSNNNIDELSDLSILENISHLIAVDNQLHHIKDLEFVLSIWIKLHKMELNGNPVCHKPKYRDKVILQSKSLESLDGKEIKEMERQFLMNWKASRDARKKNKAESFINEHASYSHFVVLLLPVLLMILLG
- the PPP1R42 gene encoding protein phosphatase 1 regulatory subunit 42 isoform X1, producing MVRLTLELIGKSLNQKNRRDESFVQHLRKLTHLKLSNKNIDFIDDLSLCKNLNVLYLYDNHIRQIHNLDFATNLRHLYLQNNFITRIENLASLVRLEKLYLGGNYITVVEGLETLEELRELHVESQQLPLGEKLLFDPRSLHSLSKSLSVLNVSNNNIDELSDLSILENISHLIAVDNQLHHIKDLEFVLSIWIKLHKMELNGNPVCHKPKYRDKVILQSKSLESLDGKEIKEMERQFLMNWKASRDARKKNKAESFINEHASYSHFDDGDAEHPHFPVYQFPISREKPNFAILSEIHRPPYNKESQPTVYEENRNSEKISHLALKASQRVQKELFEPHLLRQMPL